The Melospiza georgiana isolate bMelGeo1 chromosome Z, bMelGeo1.pri, whole genome shotgun sequence genome contains a region encoding:
- the RPS6 gene encoding small ribosomal subunit protein eS6 → MKLNISFPATGCQKLIEVDDERKLRTFYEKRMATEVLADSLGEEWKGYVVRISGGNDKQGFPMKQGVLTHGRVRLLLSKGHSCYRPRRTGERKRKSVRGCIVDANLSVLNLVIVKKGEKDIPGLTDTTVPRRLGPKRASRIRKLFNLSKEDDVRQYVVRKPLNKEGKKPRTKAPKIQRLVTPRVLQHKRRRIALKKQRTQKNKEEAAEYAKLLAKRMKEAKEKRQEQIAKRRRLSSLRASTSKSESSQK, encoded by the exons ATGAAG CTCAACATCTCTTTTCCGGCTACTGGCTGCCAAAAGCTCATTGAAGTAGATGATGAGCGTAAGCTCAGGACATTTTATGAAAAACGAATGGCCACGGAGGTGCTGGCTGATTCCCTTGGTGAGGAGTGGAAG GGGTACGTTGTCCGGATAAGCGGTGGCAATGACAAGCAAGGCTTCCCCATGAAGCAGGGTGTCCTGACCCACGGGCGTGTCCGCCTCCTGCTCAGCAAGGGCCACTCCTGCTACCGCCCCCGGAGAACCGGCGAGAGGAAGCGCAAGTCTGTCCGTGGCTGCATCGTTGATGCGAACCTGAGTGTCCTGAACTTGGTTATAGTGAAAAAGG GTGAAAAGGACATTCCTGGGCTGACTGACACAACTGTGCCCCGTCGTCTTGGTCCCAAGAGGGCCAGCAGGATCCGCAAGCTGTTCAACCTCTCTAAGGAAGATGATGTTCGCCAGTATGTTGTGAGGAAGCCTCTGAACAAAGAGG GCAAGAAGCCCCGAACGAAGGCTCCCAAGATCCAGCGGCTGGTGACTCCCCGGGTGCTGCAGCACAAGCGCCGGCGTATCGCCCTGAAGAAGCAGCGCACTCAGAAGAACAAGGAGGAAGCTGCTGAGTACGCGAAGCTGTTGGCCAAGAGGATGAAG GAAGCCAAGGAGAAACGCCAGGAGCAGATTGCCAAGAGGCGCCGGCTTTCTTCTTTGAGAGCTTCTACATCCAAGTCTGAATCAAGTCAGAAGTAA